From Desulfatibacillum aliphaticivorans DSM 15576, the proteins below share one genomic window:
- a CDS encoding HD domain-containing protein, with the protein MGRTMCPGQDTMFWSADDVFEIPCGNCGHEIEFFRDDARRRCPKCQHMVKNPKLNLGCALWCEHAKECLGYDPKEKMGEGEGGASLVDQLVDAMKMQFGKDEKRINHALEVLSHAQDLIKSEEGDPKVVLSAAVLHDIGIQEAEKKHGSNRGRYQEIEGPPIARPIMEGLGMDKETIDHVCDIIANHHTVRGMDTPEFRILWDSDWLVNIPDVYPDFDKEHLAKLINKVFKTETGRQKALSMYAQ; encoded by the coding sequence ATGGGAAGAACAATGTGCCCCGGACAAGACACCATGTTTTGGTCCGCAGACGATGTTTTTGAAATTCCGTGCGGCAATTGCGGCCACGAAATCGAGTTTTTCCGCGACGACGCCCGCCGTAGATGCCCCAAGTGCCAGCATATGGTCAAAAACCCCAAGCTCAACCTGGGCTGCGCCCTGTGGTGCGAGCACGCCAAGGAATGCCTGGGCTACGATCCCAAGGAAAAAATGGGCGAGGGGGAAGGCGGCGCATCCCTGGTGGATCAACTGGTGGACGCCATGAAAATGCAGTTCGGCAAGGATGAAAAACGCATCAACCACGCCCTGGAAGTTTTAAGCCATGCCCAGGACCTGATCAAGTCGGAAGAAGGCGACCCCAAGGTAGTGCTTTCCGCTGCGGTGCTGCACGATATCGGCATCCAGGAAGCGGAAAAAAAGCACGGCAGCAACCGAGGCCGCTATCAGGAGATCGAAGGCCCGCCCATCGCCCGGCCCATCATGGAAGGTTTGGGCATGGATAAGGAAACCATCGATCATGTGTGCGACATCATCGCCAACCACCACACGGTCAGAGGCATGGATACTCCGGAGTTCCGCATCCTTTGGGATTCGGACTGGCTGGTGAACATCCCGGACGTGTACCCGGATTTTGACAAGGAACACCTGGCCAAGCTCATCAACAAGGTTTTCAAAACCGAAACGGGCAGGCAAAAAGCCCTTTCGATGTACGCTCAATAA
- the hcp gene encoding hydroxylamine reductase produces the protein MFCYQCEQAAKGTGCDAIGVCGKQPEVADMQDLLVYALRGLAQYALEARKKGIVDKEVDVFTSRALFSTLTNVNFDKDNLAEWVRKTVALRDACKEKLGVTLDGPAAFVPGATMDEMLVQAAEVGLKSDPDVNPDILSLQHILLFGLKGVAAYMDHAEILGQSDPEAYAFLYEALTAPLNKDLGLDEWVGLVLKCGEVNLRAMELLDAGNTGTYGHPVPTPVPLGVKAGKAILVSGHDLKDLEAILKQTEGKGITVYTHGEMLPCHGYPELKKYGHFYGHYGTAWQNQKKEFAAFPGAILMTTNCIQKPKEEYEGAIFTSGVVEWPGVQHISDGDFTPVIEKALALPGFAEDAPGKEVLVGFGRNAVLGVADKVIEAVKGKALRHFFLVAGCDGAKPGRNYYTEFVEKVPSDCVVLTLACGKFRFFDKELGDIGGIPRLLDVGQCNDAYSAIQIAVALANAFECGVNDLPLSMILSWYEQKAVSILLTLLFLGIKDIRLGPTLPAFITPNVLDVLVKNFNIMPISTPDEDLKAILG, from the coding sequence ATGTTTTGTTACCAATGCGAACAAGCGGCAAAAGGAACCGGATGCGATGCCATAGGCGTTTGCGGCAAGCAGCCTGAGGTTGCTGACATGCAGGATCTTTTGGTCTACGCCCTCCGCGGCCTGGCCCAATACGCCCTGGAAGCCCGTAAAAAGGGAATCGTGGACAAGGAAGTTGACGTGTTCACCTCCAGGGCCCTGTTTTCCACCCTGACCAACGTGAACTTTGACAAAGACAACCTGGCTGAATGGGTCCGCAAAACCGTGGCATTGCGCGACGCCTGCAAGGAAAAGCTGGGTGTGACCCTGGACGGCCCGGCCGCCTTCGTCCCCGGCGCAACCATGGACGAAATGCTGGTTCAGGCCGCCGAAGTGGGCCTCAAGTCCGATCCGGACGTCAATCCGGACATCCTGTCCCTGCAGCATATTCTGCTTTTCGGGCTTAAAGGGGTGGCCGCGTATATGGATCATGCGGAAATCCTGGGCCAGAGCGATCCCGAAGCGTACGCCTTTTTGTACGAAGCCCTGACCGCTCCCTTGAACAAGGATCTCGGCCTGGACGAATGGGTCGGCCTGGTGCTCAAGTGCGGCGAGGTTAACCTCAGGGCCATGGAACTCCTGGATGCAGGCAACACCGGAACCTACGGACATCCGGTCCCCACTCCCGTACCCTTGGGCGTCAAGGCCGGCAAGGCCATCCTGGTTTCCGGCCACGACCTCAAAGACCTGGAAGCCATCCTGAAGCAGACCGAAGGCAAGGGGATCACCGTTTACACCCATGGCGAAATGCTGCCCTGCCACGGGTACCCGGAGCTGAAAAAGTACGGCCATTTTTACGGCCATTACGGCACAGCCTGGCAGAACCAGAAAAAGGAGTTCGCAGCCTTCCCGGGCGCCATCCTCATGACCACCAACTGCATTCAAAAGCCCAAGGAAGAATACGAGGGCGCCATTTTCACCAGCGGCGTGGTGGAATGGCCCGGCGTGCAGCACATATCCGACGGCGACTTCACCCCGGTCATCGAAAAGGCCCTGGCCCTTCCCGGATTCGCCGAAGACGCCCCCGGCAAGGAAGTTTTGGTGGGATTCGGCCGGAACGCAGTCCTGGGTGTGGCCGACAAGGTGATCGAAGCGGTCAAGGGCAAGGCCCTCAGGCATTTCTTCCTGGTGGCCGGCTGCGACGGCGCCAAGCCCGGACGCAACTACTACACCGAGTTCGTGGAAAAAGTCCCCTCGGACTGCGTGGTCCTGACCCTGGCCTGCGGCAAGTTCCGTTTTTTCGACAAGGAACTGGGCGACATCGGCGGCATCCCCAGACTCCTGGACGTGGGACAGTGCAACGACGCGTACTCGGCCATCCAGATCGCCGTGGCCCTGGCCAACGCCTTTGAATGCGGAGTCAACGACCTGCCCTTGTCCATGATCCTGTCCTGGTACGAGCAAAAGGCCGTGTCCATCCTCCTGACCTTGCTGTTCCTGGGAATCAAGGACATTCGCCTTGGGCCGACGCTGCCCGCCTTCATCACCCCCAACGTCCTGGACGTGCTGGTGAAAAACTTCAACATCATGCCTATTTCCACCCCGGACGAGGACCTGAAAGCCATCCTGGGATAA